GCCAAACATCTTTATAAACATTCCACGCATCCAAAGATCAAAGGCGGGGAATTGTACATTGTGCATTTTTCCAAATGCCAGGTGGATGGGGAAGAAGTGGAAGCGATCGGTATTTTTAAATCAGAGAACAGGGATACCTATCTGAAAGTTTATCTCAGTAATGATAATTATGAAGTGAATTATGATGACGGGATCAATATCAATAAACTGGATAAAGGCTGCCTGGTTTTTAATGTGGAACAGGAGGAAGGATATAAAGTAAGTATTGTAGACAGCATCAGTAAACAGAATGAAGCCGTTTACTGGAAAGATGCTTTCCTGCAGGTACAGCGTAGAGAAGACAGTTATCATCAGACGGAAACCATGGTGAGCATTTGCCAGCAGTTCATCCAGAAAAAATTACCGGAAGAATTTGAAATGAACCGGGTGGACCAGATAGAGCTGCTGAATAAATCAGCCGCTTATTTCAAAGACAGGGAAGAATTCAAACTGAATGAGTTTGCGGAAGAAGTGCTGGGGCATCCGGATGCAGTGGATGCTTTCAAGAATTACAGGGAGCATTTCAGAGAGGAATTTAAACTGGATGTGCCGGATGAATTTGATATTTCCGGTGCGGCGGTAAAGAAGCAGCAGCGCGTGTTTAAGAGTATTTTAAAGCTGGACAGGAACTTCCATGTATATATTCACGGTAACCGGGAAATGATCGAAAGGGGATATGATGAGGAAAGGACGATGCATTTTTACAAGCTGTATTTTGAGGAGGAGAAGTAAGTATTTGCAGAGACCTTGCCGCGCAACAGAGGGCGGATGTTTTTCTTTTTAAGAGGTTTTGCTTAATGCTGTTGCATGGGCGTTTAATCCGACAGCAGCTTTTGCATTTTACCTAATTCATGGATGGCTTCGAGGATCTCCTTGTCATACCGGTTTTTCCCTTCTTCCAATGTTTTATAACTATAGTTATACATGCTCTTTTGCGTGGTGATCAATCTGCGCAGTAGTTTATTATGATTGCGGGAATCTGCGCTGAGGGACAACTGATCTATCTCATCCATGATGCGCAGGTTTTCATTCATGTAATAGATGCCAAAGTCCTTCAGTAATTTTTTTCGTTCTTCCCCGGAGTGCTGGTTGTTATACACCACGGCTGCCAGCACAAAGTTCTCGTCCATCTTTTCCAGTTTTTCAATATAGATATTTACATCCCTTGGCAGCAGGAAATAGATGCCGATGAACAATGAACTCATGATGCCTGCAGCCCAAGCTGTGCGGGTAAAGGTGGATGTTCTTAGCCCGGGATATATTATCCAGGCCAGGATAGCGCCGGTGATCAATCCGCCGATATGCCAGGCATGATCAAAATTGTCCACAAAGAAAACGGCAGACATACTAAAAACGAGGTAGATGCCAATGCTGATGAGGAGTGCTTTCCTTTCTCCCGGTTGCAGGAAACGATGCAACAGCAGCATGAGGATGAATCCGAATAAACCGAATACCGCTCCCGAGGCTCCAACAGAAACAAGCCTGTCGTGCCACCATAAGCTGGCCATACCTCCTCCGATGCCGCAAAGCAGATAGATCAGCAGGAAGCGCCATCTGCCCAGGAGGGATTCCAGGTAGATGCCACAGACCATCAGGCCATACATATTAAAGAACAGGTGTAATACATCCGCATGCAAAAAGTTGGCTGTCAGCAAACGCCAGGGTTCCCCGAAAAGTGTGAGGGGTTTGTAGTTAGCGCCAACATCCAATAGTGCCTGCGGGTCAATTGTCCACCAGGTGCTTTGGGGGAACAGCCATTTATTGGTGAGGACTAGAAAGAGCAGTACCTGTAAGGTGATCAGGATGGGAGTGATGAAATATCCCTTTACCGGCCTGAATACATTCATGAACCCGCTGACCATGCGGGTGTTATGTGTGAGATGAACGAAATTTTCTGCCTGGCTGAACTGTGCTTTCCTTTCTTCGTATTGTGAGAGAAGTAATTCAGCGGATATATCCGTATTTATAGTGGCCATTTCTTTCAGCAGCCGGCGGATGTTCTGGCGGTTCCTGAAAAAGTCCAGTACCTGCACGCCGGTAGATACGCTGAAAAGTTCAATTTCTTCTTCGGTGATCCGGATGCTAACCTGTTCATTCCAGGAGCGGAGGCTAAAATTGGTAAAGGCTGTGATGCTATCCGGGCTTACTGTACTGATCTCCCAGCCCATTTTTTCAACAGCCATCCACGCGATCATCAGCTGTTCAGCGGATGTGCGGTTTTCCAGGCGGTAGGTGGTTCCATATCTGGGAGGGAATCCGATCATTATAGGACGAATATACGAAGAGACGCAATGTGCGTCTCTTCTATAATACGTGCAGTAAATACTATTTATTGTTTATCGTCCGGTTTACGTGGGGGACGATTTTTGTGGCGATGGTTACCACCTTGACCGCCAGGGTTTTGTGGTCTGGGGCCTTGCTCTTTTGGTTTTCCCTGTTCACCACTGCCGCGGTTTTGATTTTCCTGGCGGGGTTTCTGATCAGGTCTTGGAGGACGGTTTTCGTTACTCCGTGGCTGACCTTGTCCCTGCGGATTGCGTGGCTGGTTGCCTTGTTGGTTTCCAGGCTGCTGGCCAGCTTGTTGTTGGCCTTCCCGCTGTTGGCTGCGGTTTTGTTGTTGGCGATTTTCGCCGCCACCACGGTTTTCGCGGTTCTCTCCACCTCCGCGATTTTCACCGCGTGGTCTTTGATCCGGACGTGGGCCTTTTTGCTGATCAGGTTTTTGTTCCCCTCCTTTCTGGCGTTGGTCTTTTTGCGGACGGGCTTGCTGTTGTGGCTGACCCTGTCCTTGCGGAGCACCTTTGGATCTGGTATCCTTTCCTTCTTTCTGTTTATTGTCCCGGTTCTTTTGTTTGCGTTTCTGTGATGCTTTTTCCAGGGAGCGTAAGCTGATCTGGCCAACCACATCTGCAAACCCAAGGTCCGCTTCTAATTCTGGTTTGGTGCTAACCACTTCCACCGGTTTCAGTTCTTCCGCCTTGATGCCTTGTTTATTCATCTGGCGGATCTCTTTCACGCGGGTAATGGTGAGCGGATATTGTTTGTTACTGCCATCGAAGGAATACCACATGAGGCTTTTAAAGATATCCCGCTTTTGGAGGGAGGCATTGCCGTTGGTGGTTTCTATCACATCGCAGTCATCAGGGAAATCTTTCAGGGCATCCAGGTAAGTATCCAGCTCATAGTTGAGGCAGCATTTGAGGCGGCCGCACTGACCGGATAATTTAGCCTGATTGATGGAAAGATTCTGATAACGGGCTGCAGTAGTGTTTACTGATTTGAAGTCCGTGAGCCAGGTAGAGCAGCAAAGTTCACGGCCGCAGCTACCAATACCACCTACTTTCCCAGCTTCCTGGCGGGCACCTATCTGGCGCATTTCCACCTTCACCCGGAATTCGGAGGCATACATTTTAATGAGTTCACGGAAATCCACACGGTCGTCTGCCGTGTAGAAGAAGGTGGCTTTCCGGCCATCGG
This DNA window, taken from Chitinophaga niabensis, encodes the following:
- a CDS encoding rhomboid family intramembrane serine protease; this translates as MIGFPPRYGTTYRLENRTSAEQLMIAWMAVEKMGWEISTVSPDSITAFTNFSLRSWNEQVSIRITEEEIELFSVSTGVQVLDFFRNRQNIRRLLKEMATINTDISAELLLSQYEERKAQFSQAENFVHLTHNTRMVSGFMNVFRPVKGYFITPILITLQVLLFLVLTNKWLFPQSTWWTIDPQALLDVGANYKPLTLFGEPWRLLTANFLHADVLHLFFNMYGLMVCGIYLESLLGRWRFLLIYLLCGIGGGMASLWWHDRLVSVGASGAVFGLFGFILMLLLHRFLQPGERKALLISIGIYLVFSMSAVFFVDNFDHAWHIGGLITGAILAWIIYPGLRTSTFTRTAWAAGIMSSLFIGIYFLLPRDVNIYIEKLEKMDENFVLAAVVYNNQHSGEERKKLLKDFGIYYMNENLRIMDEIDQLSLSADSRNHNKLLRRLITTQKSMYNYSYKTLEEGKNRYDKEILEAIHELGKMQKLLSD
- the ricT gene encoding regulatory iron-sulfur-containing complex subunit RicT, which codes for MACAGCGTGVDGKPSGCKSNGGCSTGGCNRLNVFDWLSNIPLSDSLAPFDILEVSFNNGSRKDFFRNSTKQIFDKGDMVAVEGISGFDVGTVSLTGELVRLQMKKRRVEDTPEVKKLLRRASTDDMHRMSENKQREAEALIKARVIARSIGLEMKLAEVEIQADGRKATFFYTADDRVDFRELIKMYASEFRVKVEMRQIGARQEAGKVGGIGSCGRELCCSTWLTDFKSVNTTAARYQNLSINQAKLSGQCGRLKCCLNYELDTYLDALKDFPDDCDVIETTNGNASLQKRDIFKSLMWYSFDGSNKQYPLTITRVKEIRQMNKQGIKAEELKPVEVVSTKPELEADLGFADVVGQISLRSLEKASQKRKQKNRDNKQKEGKDTRSKGAPQGQGQPQQQARPQKDQRQKGGEQKPDQQKGPRPDQRPRGENRGGGENRENRGGGENRQQQNRSQQREGQQQAGQQPGNQQGNQPRNPQGQGQPRSNENRPPRPDQKPRQENQNRGSGEQGKPKEQGPRPQNPGGQGGNHRHKNRPPRKPDDKQ
- a CDS encoding nucleoid-associated protein — translated: MIHVSDIKDLERLTIHKVGNATNEDPLVLSQQPLELTDETIGTLLLSYFIQPFTNNAEYFRFTHEADLHLNEVFKYCSLIFENKENFQEQSVNIAKHLYKHSTHPKIKGGELYIVHFSKCQVDGEEVEAIGIFKSENRDTYLKVYLSNDNYEVNYDDGININKLDKGCLVFNVEQEEGYKVSIVDSISKQNEAVYWKDAFLQVQRREDSYHQTETMVSICQQFIQKKLPEEFEMNRVDQIELLNKSAAYFKDREEFKLNEFAEEVLGHPDAVDAFKNYREHFREEFKLDVPDEFDISGAAVKKQQRVFKSILKLDRNFHVYIHGNREMIERGYDEERTMHFYKLYFEEEK